In Papaver somniferum cultivar HN1 chromosome 9, ASM357369v1, whole genome shotgun sequence, the genomic stretch TCTAGTATGATCTGATGTTTGAATATACTGAGCATTTGTAGAACAAGAATTGCAGATAGGaaggggaaaaaaaaaactttggaaaaccATGAATCAAAATTGACAAATGTATAGGTTACCTTGTGACaattttttactcggtcaataaaatagaaaaaaaaaaaaagcgaaactgtacagggactaggctatgttagcgctaagccaaaaggccgcacgctaaaaataacctaaaaacgatagtaaacctctccaggccattcaacagattgaataaaacctggcctaccctcataaaactcataatgttcctcagccaacaaacaagcttgtttggccgagacatcagctgaaaaattagcctctctgtagctatgaacatagctaatattgttgtaaaaagTCTTCGCTATTCTCCACCTCTGTATCAGTTGCCATGGTAATTCATCTTTTTGAAGAGCAAAGAGgcaactcatcgaatccgatCTAACACAAAGGTTcttcacattccatctttgagcaacgACAGCACCATAGATAACcacacaaacttcagcatagaagttgGTCTGCCAACCCAGACCAACGCACAGAACTCCCAAAACTACCGAGTTGGAATCACGGAAGACTACACCAGAACCAGCTTGCCCCGGGTTTCCAAGAgaggcaccatcacaacagatcataagttCACCAGGATTCGGTGGcgtccaagtaacttcaattggatCAGAGTGATCGCAATATCtatgcttcactctaaagaaattcacAATACGCAGATCATCCAAAGTATTATGCATATGGGCCTTCATTCTaatagagttatcacgaattacctgatgaaccctTCCTTTAAATTCCAGCCAACGAACCCGCATGTTCTCGAAATAAGCTTTGTTACGCAACTTCCACAattccgtaactattgcaagatttgcaacaagccacagGTATTTTATCATTCTACTCCGCCCCTTTGCCACCTTGTAAGAGGCCACGAGATCCTCGTTCGGCTTTAGCTTAAAATAGCAGCTGCCCAATTCCAAATCCTCttagcaattttgcaatgccaagtaatataGCTAACATCTTCGCAATCCTCCCTGCATAAAcgacacatagaaggcatctccctacctatattcttcataacattatcatcagtaGCACAACATTGCTTATGAAATAACTTCCAGTACTGAACACTCAAAGTAGGATGCACAATACTTCTAGAGAAAAGAGCTGCAACTGGCGAAACTTCAATAGGCCCACGGATGGCAGCCTTAGCCGACTTGGCAGAGAAAACACCCTTactgtccaagtcccaaattttatagtcatctccaccaccaataagaggcaaattatcaacatcaatattgcattgtaacatcaattctttagtctttgaaggaataacccaagagccatcaacaataatatcactaactttggccttaaaatcattagggcccTTTGATGTGACACCAAGACGATGCGCAATTGAAAAATcatcacaccaattatcaaaaaataaggaagtattagtaccgttacctataattgagaGGGTATGCCGTTGCACAAAGTTATGCACCAATCTGATTCCTagaaaaaccgaagaacccaacttataGTCAATCAAGTTGCCGCTAACCTTGAAATATTTTGCCTTCAAAAATCTTGCCCAAATCTTATTAGAGTCTCGAatcgaaacccacaacttcataagcatggccttATTAACATCATTCAATTTCTTTAGAccaagcccaccttcacgccTAGAACGGGATAAGTCATCACAAAGAACCGTGAAATGTTTGCGCTTCTCAGCATCCCCAGACCACAAAAAATTGCGAATGGCCATCTCCACTGTCTTGATGGCCGTGCATGGCCATTTATACACAGCCATTGAATGAAGCAAATAACTAGAGATTACTTATTTGATCAAAACTAACCGGGCTTGAAAAGACAaaagcttacccttccaacctgccagcttatccataatcttctccattacttgacgaacatgaatatgacgcacaatactaggttttaattggattcccaaatatttatccgAGAATAGCGCCCTCTCCATgcccataaagtttgcaatagCAACAGCACGATAATGTCTATCTCCCCCATAATAGAATTTGCTTTTGGCATAACTAACATACTGCCCGGAAGCACGTTGATACatgccaagcatctccttcaaattCTGCAGACTATGAAGATTTCCTTTAtaaaaaataagaatatcatccgcaaaagAGTAAATGGGTTGGAGCCACACCTTTCTTACTCACCATGTGGTGCATACTTCTGGCAGCAAACAACTTTgagagattgcggctcaaaacatcttcaataagaacaaaaatcaaaggtgaaagaggatcaccttgacgaagacctcttgtgatactgaaaaaaccttcagggctaccattaatcataatagataTACAGGCAGAGTTAAGAATACTAAGCATCCAAGAACACCAAgcatcagaaaaaccatattgacgaaaaacttcaacaacaaactcccaactaactatgtcaaaagcttgggctatatccaatttaaggccaacattaccatgctTCCGTGCAACAATAATCTCATTGATAAGTTCAGATGCCAATGCTATGTTCTCGTGaatgtttcttcctttcataaacgccacttgctcttcagaaatcAACTTGTTCAGCACTGTGCCAAGTCTGGTTGCCATAATCTTTgtgatgattttgaagaagaagtttcttAAACCGATTGGCCTATAGTCTTTAATAGCATCAGACTTGTTATTTtttgggattagaacaataaaactagagttaatgccattaggaattctcttcatcgcccaacagtttgcaatagcattaaaaatatctctagaaataatgttccaacagacttgaaagaaagaacctgtaaatccatcagggccaggtgcagaatccgctcccaaatcaaaaacagcTTCTTTAACCTCCTCCATTGATGGAATAGCATCCATCAAAGCACTCTCAGCAGCGGAGATGCTCTCGTGATCATATTCAAACAGCCTCGGATCGATATGCACAGCTCCACCATTGAACTTTGCACGATAGTGATTAATAATGTAATCTTtaatttcatcctgcaaaaacaaagtagagttagtagaaatcttcaatTCAGAGATGGTGTTTTGGCTTCTCCTCATTCGAATGGCATTGTGGAAAAAACGAGTATTTTGATCACCGTCTTCCAACCAACTAGTTCTCGATTTGTGCTTGAGCATACTTGCCAGCTCCTTCCGCACATCATCTACAGCTTTTCTGGCATCAGCAACCTTCAAAAATTGTAACTCACAACTCACATTTTGATCCAAAGTATCACTCTCCTTATCTAGATTCAATTTCGCTTATTTTAAGCGAAACTGAACATCACCAAACAccgttctattccaaatcttcaaaaCATCCTTCAGTCTCCTCAATTTAGACGTGAAaacaaaaggaggcgcaccaTCCAGCCGAACACTCCAATTTTCCTTAATAAAATCCAAAAAAGATGGATGAGAATGCCACATcttctgaattctaaaaggagccCTCTTTGGCCTTGGACTATCAAAAGCGAAAACCCAAAAGAGGCGAATGATCAGAGCAAATTCGAGGCATAGATTTGCATCTCCAGTTAGCATACTTATCATGCCAAGCATCATTAATAACAGCCCTATCATGCTTAGAAACAATTCTATGAATACCActccgacaattagaccaagtatatttcttcccaatagcatctgcctccaccaaaccattgtcagagatccagcttcgaaactcattcatataaatttctttgatcggccttccacccttcttctcatctaaacgcaaaacacaattgaaatcacccaacACCAACCACGGAATGGAAGTCAATCCCAGCCCCAGCTGCCGCCAAAGAGACCTCCTTGCTACCGCATCAGAAGAAGCATGCACAGCCGTGATATAACTACCAGAAAAATCTAAAGTTATAGCCTGctttgaagaagataaaacaTTCGGCCTTGTTAGAGtattcctccaaaagacccaTATGTTACCTCTCTGGCCATGCACTTCATtagtaataacatcttcacaaaaatcaagcaaattaagattcctaacaaaacgtgtagtgcaacgaacctgcGGCTCCGCAATACAAATAACATCAGGATTATGCAAGCGATAAAATTACCTTGTGACAAAATAAACATATTTTGGGATCCTAGTTACAAGTTGCCTCCACACTCTCCCCCTGCCACCAGACCGCGGCAACATGTAGGTGTcgtatgttttttctttttggatcaTGTCAGCTTTCACTTCACCAGCCCTATTTTTTCCACTCACAAACCGCGGCAAATTAATTAGCAAAAGAATAAGATGCATCATAACTTGAATAAATGCGCCCAAGTTTCCCCTTTCTTTACAACCACCATTGCACCACCACCATTCCATTAAGTTGACGTTCACACTCAGCTAATCAAGTCTTTTGACACGGTCCAATCTTTGACCGGACACCAAAAATACGGCCCACACCAAAGAACAACGAAAGAACCCACGTAATAATTCCTCACTCGGTCACCCTCTCCTCACGCCGTCGTTAAGACTCTTGACCTAACAACCCAATGTGAAAATTATGTCTAAATTCTTCATCATTTTTAATAACTCTTTGAAATAATTtcagtctcatttttttttttgttcttctcttcttcttcttaatctcCAATGAAGAGAAAACCCATTTGTTTTTTCTGATGAAGATTATTACACTTTTAACAGTAATCTTCATTACTGATTTTACTTTATTTACGCTACTTGTTAATGGTTATGGTTCTTCTTCAACTCTAGCTATTGGTCATGGTTCACAAACTGTTTGTGGAATTGTCGCTGAAGAATCAAGACAAAGAATTCAGTGTTTTGGAAGAAATGGAAGTGTTTTGATTCAACCCAATTTTTCTTATGAAGGAATTTCTGGTGGGAAGGATTTTTTCTGTGGATTAAGTTCAGGTGGGTCTAGTTTTTTCTGTTGGGATTCTGTGTTTTCAGTTAAAAGGGTGTACTTTAATACTAGTGTTAGATTGAGAGATTTATCAGTTGGAGAAGATCATGTTTGTGCAATTAGAAATGATACTGGTTTTGTGGATTGCTGGAGAGGTCAAAATGGTAACTTTCCTTCTCCGGTGATTCCAGAAAAGTTTCAGTCTTTAACTTCTGGTAATGGTTTTTCTTGTGGGATTTTGAGTAGTAATCAAACAATTCATTGTTGGAGGATTAAAAAtgatattgcttttgatattcaGAACAAATTTGGTAATATATCCATGTTGAGTTTAAATGCTGGAGACTCTCATGTTTGTGGTTTTAGTACAAACGGTTCTTTGATTTGTAATGGAAATAATGCTTCAGGGCAGTTGGATTTTCCTAGTTCATTGAATTCTACTGGAGTTTTGGAGAGTTCTAGTTTAGCATTGGGATTGAATCATACTTGTGCTATTACAAAACCAAACAGTTCTGTTGTTTGTTGGGGAGGTAATGGGGGATTTACAGGAAATGTTACACAAGGTGTACCATTTGAGTCATTGGTTGCTGGTTCCGATTTTACTTGCGGATTAACAACGGCGAATCTTTCAGTTATTTGTTGGGGAGCTGGTTTTTCTATGAATACTACTACTAATTCAAGTAATGGCCTTCCGTTGCCGAAGATTATTCCAGGTCCGTGTACTCAATCTTTATGTAGCTGTGGTGTGTATCCTGATTCAGATACACTATGTTCTGGTTCTGGAAATATTTGCAGACAATGTGAAAGTGACATTAAAACTCCATCGACACCCCCGCCATTGCCGCCTTCACCATCATCGCCACCTCAGGAACCAAGGAGACAAACATTTTGGACAGCTAGGAACAAGGGTTTATTGGCATTTGCAATTGTTGGATCAGTTGGAACTCTTTTGGGTATTTGTACTCTAATTTACTGTCTTCGGGTTGGAATTTGTTGTTGTCGACAAAAAAAGATTCATAATTCAGTGCAACCTACAATTACTAGAGGCAATTCTAATCCTACCCAAAGTGGAAGTGGTTCTTTAACTCCTCCATTTTCAAGATCATCCACCATTAGACGCCAGACTTCGCTAGCAATGAGACGCCAACGAAGCGGGACTTCATCAATTCGTGGCGATAGAGCTCAGGAATTTTCTCTGTCAGACCTTGCTTTAGCTACCAATCAGTTCTCCCTGGAAAACAAAATTGGTGGAGGAAGTTTTGGATTAGTCTACAAGGGAAAGCTCAGCGATGGCCGCAAAGTTGCCATTAAAAGAGTTGAAAATAGTTCCAAGCTTAAGAAACTGCAAGAGAAAGAATCTGCATTTCAAACAGAATTAGAATTCTTATCGCGTCTCCATCACAAACATCTAGTTGGGTTGGTGGGATTCTGTGTAGAGAAAGATGAGAGGCTTCTTGTTTATGAATACATGAAGAATGGTGCACTCTATGATCATTTACACTCAATGAGCAACGTTGAGAAAAGTAGTAGTATTTTCAACTCTTGGAAAATGAGGATCAAAGTTGTATTAGACGCCGCTAGAGGGATCGAATATCTTCATGTCTATGCGGTTCCACCTATAATTcacagagatatcaagtcatCCAATATCTTACTAGATGCAACTTGGACTGGCAAAGTATCTGATTTCGGGTTATCACTAATGGGACCTGAAGTAGAAGGAGAGTCTATGTCGATGAAGGCAGCTGGAACAGTTGGGTATATGGATCCGGAGTATTACAGCCTGAATGTATTGACTCCAAAAACCGATATTTATTGCTTGGGTGTAGTGTTGTTGGAGGTATTAACTGGTAAGAGAGCGATTTTGAAAGACGAAGACGACGGAGGAAATTTGATTAGAATGGTAGAATTTGTAGTTCCGAAGATTGCGAATGGAGAGTTGTGGGATTTGTTAGATGTGAGAGTAGGGAAACCGGAGGGGAATGAAgctgaggcagtggagttggcggctTACACAGCTTTGCGTTGTGTGAGTGTTGAAGGGAAAGACCGGCCAACGATTTCTGATATCGTAGCTAATCTTGACAGAGCTCTACTACTTTGTGAGGAGATGGATTTTGATGGCATCACCATTGTTTCAGAGTGAAATTCAAACCCAAGTACGGAATATAATTCTTTGACattgtttgatttatttttgtaTAGGATAGTTTCATActtatatcatttttttttactttctcaaTGTAAATTTTTGATATAACACTTCCTTGTATCTTCAAATTTTAGTAGGAGGAATCATTTTTTTCAGTTATTATTTCTCAACATGATTGAGTCAGTAGACTTATACGTATATTTCAGACGGTCTGGAAACTGAACAAATTTATTATCGCGTTTAGCAGTAAAAAGTTACCATCCAGATGATGAAACTCCTTATTCACAACCTTAAAGTTACAATAGCATTACCTATGATCCTTGGTAAAATTTACATCATTCAAGCCATTACATACAAGTACTTGCAAGCCCCCAGgcaaatttcaacaaaattcgaaTTTCATAAGAAGCTTTACTGATTTATATTTCTCTCCCTTGCGGCTGTATAATGGAACTGCTCTGATCCCTGCTCGCAGCTCGGAAACGGGTAAACAAGTCTGCCCTCCAAAATCATCCTTCCCTGTCGGATCAGATTCATGGACTTCAACTCGAAGCAAAGCAAGCTCAGGAACAGATAACGGGAATACAAATTCTTGATCCCATACAGGTGTCCAATCATCGTTGATTGTTTCCGTTTGCATCAGTACCGAATCACATTTCACGCCAGCAATACCAATCTGTCAGAAATTTGTTAAATTCATCAGTTTACAAAGGTATGAACTGTAAAGACTCATTTAAAAATTACAGAAGCACGGTAAAAACTGACTTCAAGATTTATTTTCACCTTTGTGTAGAAATCTGGCGGGGAGAACAAATCAAAATGTGTATGTTTGAAATCCAAGTGCCACCCTTCTCCCATGTATAAGTTCACCTGTAAGCAGTAGACAAAATTTGTTAAGAAAATGAATGTTGCACATAGTAATGATAGTTAGATCAGGCTAGCTATACCTTTAAGGTTTTTGCCACCGGCAAACTGTCATTAAAATGGGAAAAATGGTGATATGGACCAGAATCATCAAGCAGAAATTGCGGTTTTTTGACATAGCCAGACCCTCCGTTGGCTCTAAACATTCCGTGCATCATCCAGAGTGACCTTCCATATCCCTGTATCCAAGAACATATATTCTGTAACATATTTCTACTAGCTcaaaaggaagagaagaagaaaaatgaggaTTCTCCGATACCTGCATATTAAGCGCAACCATTTGAGCTCCATGAATCCACCCCATTAACGGGTTGTAATTTGATGAGGTAATTCTACTACCTTTGGGATAAATCCTAAGAAAATTCTTCTGTGTGAACCTACACAAATTTGGTCATTAGCTATATCAACAAcaataagaagaagaaacttgaccAAATAGTGCAAATTGAACAAGGTTTTGGTACCTGACTACATGAGATTTATGAGTCTCTGTGGCTTTTTTGAATTTCAGTTCGTTCCAGCTAATACGACATGTTTTGTCAGGAACCACCCTTAAGACTTCATGCATTTCACCCTTACTTTTTGCACCATGAATTGCGATTAGAGCTTCATACTTGGGTGGTGCAATGAGCTGCAATGCAGACTCTCCACCATCATCTGAATCTTCGTTCTCCTCGCGATCTTTCTTTGGCTATACAAAACAGTTCTCACTCAGTAGGAAAAGCTCAAGGAAATGAAATGACTTTTATAGTGCAAGAATTTGCTGTTTTACTACAACCTTATGGCTTTTTTCAAGGTCAGAAACTTCCTCTCCCCATGGTTCGTCCTTTTGGTGGTGCGAACCCATCTCCATTTCCTTGATATCCTTAGGTTCTTGGCGCTTTTTTGGTGGTTTAGTTGAGATAAGGATCCGATATTTCAACGATTCGGGTGAATGGGATTCTGCTGAGCCTTCTTTGGCAGGGTTAAACAACATCTTTCCATATGTTTCAGTTATCATCTACAAGTGAATCCAGTTAATTTCTAGTTGGAAAAATGGCTCATCCAAAAGAGTAAAGAAGAGAACAGAACAGTAAACTCTACCTTGGCTACTTTTGACTGAAGATCCGGAGTAAGATGGTCTTCTAGAGTTATTACAACAGGGTATGGTGAAGCGACAAAAGCATATTCTTTGATAGATCTCAAACATTTTATGAGATCAATTCGAGTTGTTAGCGTCCTAAAACACCAGCAGAGAAAATGATTCAAACAAGTTATACATTTTGTAAAGATGAGTCTAAAGTTCATACCATCCATGAACAACATCGATGTTATCTTTCGATGAATTTGGCCATAAATCTAGCTCGATCACTCTTACTCCTTTCTGCAGAGCCTGTATGATCGGAACGTCGCTGCATTTACTACTTATTTGATTCCCGGTTAAGTACGAATTGTGGCCCGTGTATATGAAATAATGTGACAGTGGTGCAGTCATATCATGGTGAACCTGCAAAATCATAAGGAAAAATTGTCTAGGCTTActaaaagttcaaaaaaaaacaacagaatTACATTTGAGCTTACTAAAATTTCATCCTTCAGTAGGGCTTAGATAAACCCTAAACCAATACGAGGGTGCCTATAACAATTTCATGAGATAGAGAGTGGTGCTATCCAATGACCCACCGACAGAACGCGGTTATAATTCTTGATTCTCTGCAGAGCTACAATTTGTTTACACTTTACTAAAAGCCTGCATGAGAATGATGTATCTTTTAGAATATAGCCTTTCCACCATTTATGCCAATTTCTAAACCCAATGGAAGACCTGTTGGCCGTTGCAATGCACGTATTCGTAACATCAACTGATCAACGGCATCCTACAGTATTACGTATACGTAAAATCGCATCCTTACTAGTTGGTATTTTGTGCCGGTAAaacagaacaaaaagaaaaaacatattgAATACCTAGAAATATTGTGCACTCCTGCTGAATTACCTAACAACCTAATCTGATTTAATAAATACTGGCCGGTGGGGGGTACTGGGATTTTGTTTGAAGGTGGCAAAGTGATGCACAACTTTAATCCTCCCTGTACTCACGGCACATGCGCCGCATGAAATTTATTTGGTCAATTTAAACATATAAGTTAAAGAAATGACGTATCTTAGAATAGAAATGACTAAAAGAAATGATTGTTTATTCGTCATAAATTCATTTTTCTCGGAGGGGATGAAGAAGATATAGTTTAGTATTTAGGAAACAATTAACAACTAACCGAGTCACAGGACACGTCGCATATCGGTATTAGCTTAGAATTAGAAATTTAGAAGCATCGTAGTCATCTCTTAACCACCTATGTCAGATACTGCTAAGAATTCATTTTGTTATAGTATAATAATCCAACTCCGGTCATCACCCAAACTATTCCGGCAATCTAACATCCTAATATATGACTGTAAAGTCTTCAACTCGTATTTGTTGCAGCCTGCAGGGTGACAAAAGTTTTGCAATAAATATGTACGCTGCAAGCAAGTTGCCAATGAAGAAAAAATCTCACTGGCCAAAGAATTCCAGTTCCCAATGGGAGACTTCATCAGTCGCAGACTTATTATTACTGTTTCTGTCATGACTTTGACTTCATAACCCCAAAATGAAAAGTATAATCATAATTAACGAGTTTACCTGGGGCAAAAGAGGAGGATTAGAATCACCGAAGAGAAACCTGAAGAAAGCTTCCAGATTAAAAACATCTTTTCTATGAAAAATCTTAACATGATGGTGTTGTTGTTTCAGTACTTCATCCATAATCTTTTGTGCGCGTTCTTTTGTTGTATCCTTTTCACCTTCGTAGTGGAATAAGAAATCCTGGAAATTATCAACAGTCATGATACCATTAACTGAGTATTGGTTGAATAAGTTTATTACATCTTTTGGTGCTTCAGATGCTCTTAGTTTATACGATCTGTTGAAACAACAACAGACTGTGAAATTCTGCTTACTCGCCATCTTTAGGGTGAGAGAGAGAAAATGATCAGTTTGAGAGGAAATGATCTTGAGTTGCGTTAAGTTGATAGAGTTTTCGGTTTTTATAAGGGGAGAGAAGTATATGGCATAGGGTCACTTCAAGTGTGCCAAATACTGTACCCAAAAGAGCATGGCCGTCGTTAAGTTATTTGGGACCGGGGCGAGTTTTTAAAGAGACTGTATAGAAAAAATCTATTGTTAAGGCGTTATTAACacaattattgatgaaagattAAGAAATAATATACTGCTgtaaaatgaatgaatgaatagTGGATTTCCCACCCTACTTAGAGCATCCACGATCACCACCATatttggggactatacccaaatttggtctgaaAGTGAGCCGTAATGGAGGTGACTAAAGTTATATATATATGGTctggaaatttagggtttgagaccaaatgtggcCGTCAATccagaccaaatccaaatatagtggGGCGAAAGTACAATGAGCGTGTGAGGTCGGGCGAGAGTATAGTGACCGTTTCA encodes the following:
- the LOC113314149 gene encoding putative serine/threonine-protein kinase-like protein CCR3, encoding MKIITLLTVIFITDFTLFTLLVNGYGSSSTLAIGHGSQTVCGIVAEESRQRIQCFGRNGSVLIQPNFSYEGISGGKDFFCGLSSGGSSFFCWDSVFSVKRVYFNTSVRLRDLSVGEDHVCAIRNDTGFVDCWRGQNGNFPSPVIPEKFQSLTSGNGFSCGILSSNQTIHCWRIKNDIAFDIQNKFGNISMLSLNAGDSHVCGFSTNGSLICNGNNASGQLDFPSSLNSTGVLESSSLALGLNHTCAITKPNSSVVCWGGNGGFTGNVTQGVPFESLVAGSDFTCGLTTANLSVICWGAGFSMNTTTNSSNGLPLPKIIPGPCTQSLCSCGVYPDSDTLCSGSGNICRQCESDIKTPSTPPPLPPSPSSPPQEPRRQTFWTARNKGLLAFAIVGSVGTLLGICTLIYCLRVGICCCRQKKIHNSVQPTITRGNSNPTQSGSGSLTPPFSRSSTIRRQTSLAMRRQRSGTSSIRGDRAQEFSLSDLALATNQFSLENKIGGGSFGLVYKGKLSDGRKVAIKRVENSSKLKKLQEKESAFQTELEFLSRLHHKHLVGLVGFCVEKDERLLVYEYMKNGALYDHLHSMSNVEKSSSIFNSWKMRIKVVLDAARGIEYLHVYAVPPIIHRDIKSSNILLDATWTGKVSDFGLSLMGPEVEGESMSMKAAGTVGYMDPEYYSLNVLTPKTDIYCLGVVLLEVLTGKRAILKDEDDGGNLIRMVEFVVPKIANGELWDLLDVRVGKPEGNEAEAVELAAYTALRCVSVEGKDRPTISDIVANLDRALLLCEEMDFDGITIVSE
- the LOC113314150 gene encoding phosphoinositide phospholipase C 2-like isoform X2 yields the protein MTAPLSHYFIYTGHNSYLTGNQISSKCSDVPIIQALQKGVRVIELDLWPNSSKDNIDVVHGWTLTTRIDLIKCLRSIKEYAFVASPYPVVITLEDHLTPDLQSKVAKMITETYGKMLFNPAKEGSAESHSPESLKYRILISTKPPKKRQEPKDIKEMEMGSHHQKDEPWGEEVSDLEKSHKPKKDREENEDSDDGGESALQLIAPPKYEALIAIHGAKSKGEMHEVLRVVPDKTCRISWNELKFKKATETHKSHVVRFTQKNFLRIYPKGSRITSSNYNPLMGWIHGAQMVALNMQGYGRSLWMMHGMFRANGGSGYVKKPQFLLDDSGPYHHFSHFNDSLPVAKTLKVNLYMGEGWHLDFKHTHFDLFSPPDFYTKIGIAGVKCDSVLMQTETINDDWTPVWDQEFVFPLSVPELALLRVEVHESDPTGKDDFGGQTCLPVSELRAGIRAVPLYSRKGEKYKSVKLLMKFEFC
- the LOC113314150 gene encoding phosphoinositide phospholipase C 2-like isoform X1 → MASKQNFTVCCCFNRSYKLRASEAPKDVINLFNQYSVNGIMTVDNFQDFLFHYEGEKDTTKERAQKIMDEVLKQQHHHVKIFHRKDVFNLEAFFRFLFGDSNPPLLPQVHHDMTAPLSHYFIYTGHNSYLTGNQISSKCSDVPIIQALQKGVRVIELDLWPNSSKDNIDVVHGWTLTTRIDLIKCLRSIKEYAFVASPYPVVITLEDHLTPDLQSKVAKMITETYGKMLFNPAKEGSAESHSPESLKYRILISTKPPKKRQEPKDIKEMEMGSHHQKDEPWGEEVSDLEKSHKPKKDREENEDSDDGGESALQLIAPPKYEALIAIHGAKSKGEMHEVLRVVPDKTCRISWNELKFKKATETHKSHVVRFTQKNFLRIYPKGSRITSSNYNPLMGWIHGAQMVALNMQGYGRSLWMMHGMFRANGGSGYVKKPQFLLDDSGPYHHFSHFNDSLPVAKTLKVNLYMGEGWHLDFKHTHFDLFSPPDFYTKIGIAGVKCDSVLMQTETINDDWTPVWDQEFVFPLSVPELALLRVEVHESDPTGKDDFGGQTCLPVSELRAGIRAVPLYSRKGEKYKSVKLLMKFEFC